TTTAGCATTTTTACAACTAACTCATTCTGCATTTTTCTTTCTGATGTAAAAAATGGCTGAAAAGGTATTAAACTTATTCCCCAAATTAACTTGTATTTTGATGTATTCTTGTATTGACCGATTCTTAACCCATCTTTATAGATATCAGTTGTAAAATCTAAACTTATATCTGCAGCTACCGAAGGAGGTATTGCTAACGTAAAAAGTGCCCACACAAACCCACCCATCGAATAATCAATGGTTTTTTTCACATTAATATCAAGGTAAATTCCATCATTTCTTCCATCATTAAAATTAGTACTATAATAAGTTTTAGCTTCTCCGATTCTAAAAATATTATCAAACACCCCTGTATTATCCAATCCATTTTCTATAATGCCATAAATATCATCTTTAAAGTAGCTATCAGGAGTATATAATAACCCTTTGTTTTCGCTGTAATATACTTCATTTACTCTTGCCCTATAAGAAATATCAATATTCTTATAAACTTTGTTAATATTTCTATCTTCTGGTTTTTGATTCACAACCATTGCACAGGATGATAATATTAATATCATCAAAACCATAGTAATATTTATCAATTTCTTTTTCATATTTTCCTCTCAATACTTTATAAGTAGCCTGTCTTTGTTTGTACTTTGCAATTGAGGATTTTGTATCCTATCCATTTTTCGTGCTTGTGATGATACATTATCAATTAAATATTGCTCCATTTCCCCTAATGTTATTATTCTATCCTTGTTTTTATCTGCTTCCTTGTTTAATCCTTTTAGGAAATAATATGTGAATAAACCATGTTGTTTTCCAGAATAACTTGAACTTATCTCATTATTTGAAGATGCAGTGAAAACATCAATATCTAAAGGTACATTAATATTTTTAACTTCAATCCTAATTGGTCTTGCATCAGCTAATAGCATTTCTTCTTCTCCCGATATCCCCGTAAAGCATGCATCTAAAATGATTGTTTTTGATTTTGCTTCTATAGCGTTGATGTTATCATATAATTCATCTATAGAATATCCTGTACTTGCATAGTTTGGATCTATGTCATGTGGTATTAAATATGCTTTACAAGTTTTACTTTCAGCTATTCCATGTCCTGCGTAGTAAATATAAATCTCAGTATTATCATTTGAGTGTTTTGCTATCCATCCTGTTTCCGAAAATGCCTTTTCAAATTCTCCTTTTGTAGCTTGCTCATCTAATCGCATATAAATATTTTCTCTTAATAATCCAAATTTCTTAATCAAATATTCACGAAAAATATCAGCATCATTTACAGCATATTTGACTGCTGGTGCAGTTCTATATTTCTCTATTCCAAATATTACAGCAATGGCATTTTCATTTGTAATTCCTGTCTTTTCTATATAATCAACATCACTAAACTCTTCTTCAATAATTATCTCATCTCTAACAACGATAATTTGTTCCTGAGCTTCGTTATCAAATATGTCTGTCGTAGTTATTATAAAATCATTTCTACCTATATTCAGCCTTACCCTCTTCTTGAATTTATCTTGTTTAAGGCTTACCTTTTCATCATTTATTGACACGCTCAGTATGCCACTCTCGTCTTCCACCCTCCCTTCAATAGTTAAAAACAATTCCTCTGTTCTGAAGATGCCATTTTCTAAATGAGGATATTCTATCTTAATTAATGGTTTCTCAACATCAGTTAGTTCAATCCTTTCCTCTCTCATCATCACATAGTCTCCGTAAGGTTTCAAATTTAAAGTATAATCATAGCCAAATTTGTCATTTAATCCCCAAAATTTAATTTCATCATAATTTCTTGGAATTATTAGTATGACTTCTTCTGTTTGATGAAAATGATTTGAGCCGTTATTATACAATCCTCTCGAAAGTATTGGTATTATTTCAATCTTCTTAAATTTATCAACTGTTACCTCATCAAATTTCCCTTCAATTTCTAATATATAATAGTCTTGAGTAACTAATACTCCTGATAAAGTTGCTATTTCAGAAAATGGACGTCCTATCCAAGTGCTCTCTTCGATATATCTTCCATTTTTGTAATCTATCTCATATTTATAATTGTGGAGTTTTATCACTCTTTTTGTAAGATATTCTTCATAACTTTTTACTGCTCCTTTTCTTTGAATATCTTCACTTACTGGAGTATATTTCTCGTTGAATTTAGTGCCATATATACCTTCCCAAATGGTTTTTATTGCACCTAAATGTAATTTATCTCCATATTCAAATGATGTTAGAACTTCATCATTCCAGTACCGTAATCTTACGATTTGCTTATCTGATTCGCTTAATTCTATAAAGCTTTCTGATTCTTCAACAGTTATCCACCATATTGCATTTAGTTGTAAAGTTATTACAAATAAAATTATAATAATGATTTTATTCATTGTTAATTTCCTTGATTTTATCATCTTCCATACCTCATAGTTCTATTTGGTTAAACTCTATCACCTGTTAACCATATTCACATATCCTAAATACCTGAAAGTAACCCATGTCCCATTTGTCCCAATCATCCCAGAAAAATCATAAATCCAACATCCTGTTTTAATTCCCAACCTGTCAACCAAAATCCTTTTTCGTCTTATCTAAGACACTTAGTTCCTCTATTATTCAAATTCCCATGCTCTCTATTTTCTTATCATTCATCCATTTTTAACATCATTCAACTATAATCTTTACCCTAAAAAAGTTTTATTACGTAACTAATTAATTTACCATAACTTATATTAATATTAGCAAGTAACGGGATTTTTTTACTTGACAGGTATTATACAACTATATATTATATCACCGTAAGCTTACAATAAAATAAGTTTATGGTATGCAGTCTGCACTGATCAGGCAGACGAGATTTTGGGGAAAACTCTTATAATGCATTACCAGAAAGGAGTCCAAATAATGAAGGCAACCTTAGTAACACCATACAGAACTGTTACTGGTCGTGACGGAGAAAAAGTCGCCTATGGTTGGAAAGACCTGGTCGTCACTTTTCTCCGCGCCTACTTTGTACCCGATAATCCGGAGGGCGAAGCTGCATTCGCCTCCAAAACAACCGCTGTCATCGATACCTGGAAAGACGCTGCCGAAGGCTTCGTCACTGACATCATCACTTATACGCTGGCCTGGAATGAAACTCAGCTTGATGGTCGCACTCAAATACCTTACAACAAGCTCAATATCTTCCTCAAAGCCTGCTTTGCAACTGCAAAAATCACTGCCTTTGATATTACCACCCTTACTGTGGATAATTTCGGTGGTGTGATTGGCGATCTGCTGGGCACAGAAGCCCCCAATGTGGGGAATCTGATAACTGCTGCCGATATGCCTGCCTGCGGTCTTGACCTGTCAACCCTGAACAGCTCTATAGAGACTGTTTAAAAAAAGGGAGGGGAGGTGTTTTCACCTCCCCTTTCCTTTACAATATGTTTCTCTATTTTTAGATAACAAATCCTGATTATTCCTTTTCATCAATCCTTTTTTGAATTTCCTCAGCTTCTCTTGTAGCTTCTTCAATTTGTGATTGTGTTAATTCTTTTCTTGCATCATCCCTGCTTTTTGATGCTTCATCAAATACTTCCCCTGTAGAATTACTACTCACTAATAGAAACCATTTAAAAGCTTCTTTAAAATCTTGTCCATTCCAATAGGAAAGA
This window of the Candidatus Stygibacter australis genome carries:
- a CDS encoding caspase family protein, with amino-acid sequence MNKIIIIILFVITLQLNAIWWITVEESESFIELSESDKQIVRLRYWNDEVLTSFEYGDKLHLGAIKTIWEGIYGTKFNEKYTPVSEDIQRKGAVKSYEEYLTKRVIKLHNYKYEIDYKNGRYIEESTWIGRPFSEIATLSGVLVTQDYYILEIEGKFDEVTVDKFKKIEIIPILSRGLYNNGSNHFHQTEEVILIIPRNYDEIKFWGLNDKFGYDYTLNLKPYGDYVMMREERIELTDVEKPLIKIEYPHLENGIFRTEELFLTIEGRVEDESGILSVSINDEKVSLKQDKFKKRVRLNIGRNDFIITTTDIFDNEAQEQIIVVRDEIIIEEEFSDVDYIEKTGITNENAIAVIFGIEKYRTAPAVKYAVNDADIFREYLIKKFGLLRENIYMRLDEQATKGEFEKAFSETGWIAKHSNDNTEIYIYYAGHGIAESKTCKAYLIPHDIDPNYASTGYSIDELYDNINAIEAKSKTIILDACFTGISGEEEMLLADARPIRIEVKNINVPLDIDVFTASSNNEISSSYSGKQHGLFTYYFLKGLNKEADKNKDRIITLGEMEQYLIDNVSSQARKMDRIQNPQLQSTNKDRLLIKY